The Suricata suricatta isolate VVHF042 chromosome 4, meerkat_22Aug2017_6uvM2_HiC, whole genome shotgun sequence genome includes a region encoding these proteins:
- the SPACA7 gene encoding sperm acrosome-associated protein 7 isoform X4 has product MAGGRGVALLVLLLSCWRQAGLQPVNVTSGPTEVPPSSKGQEDMPGVFDEILVQEMLDPKRSSPAGNQSTSALSTQLFKDRNAGVDEDFQVGGAQSYQGLSDNSQFFVGSDDKTLNNDVPCRPGTARPAPLPVGLTWKSRGGRKVPAAKVAGMNSSVPRLRG; this is encoded by the exons atggcaggaggcagaggagtgGCCCTGTTGGTCCTGCTGCTGTCCTGCTGGCGCCAAGCGGGGCTCCAGCCCGTCAACGTGACTTCAG GTCCAACTGAAGTGCCACCCAGTTCAAAAGGTCAGGAGGACATGCCAGGAGTATTCG ATGAAATTCTAGTCCAAGAGATGTTGGATCCAAAGAGATCGTCACCGGCTGGAAATCAAAGCACATCAGCATTATCGACACAGCTGTTCAAGGATAGAA ATGCCGGCGTGGATGAAGATTTTCAAGTTGGTGGCGCTCAGAGTTACCAAGGACTCTCAGATAATTCACAATTCTTTGTTGGCAGCGACGACAAAACTTTGAATAATG ACGTCCCGTGTCGCCCAGGAACCGCCCGCCCAGCACCCCTGCCCGTGGGTCTGACCTGGAAAAGCAGAGGTGGCAGGAAGGTCCCGGCAG CCAAGGTTGCTGGAATGAACTCCAGTGTGCCAAGGCTCCGGGGCTGA